A window of the Paenibacillus woosongensis genome harbors these coding sequences:
- the mqnC gene encoding cyclic dehypoxanthinyl futalosine synthase, with protein MTAIDDILDKALRGERLDLEDTIALFESDEVEKMGHVANILMERMHPEPVATFVIGRNVNYTNVCDVYCRFCAFYRRPGSEEGYVLPDEVIFQKIQETIDVGGTEILMQGGTNPNLPFSYYTDLLKAIKQRFPDITMHSFSPAEIMKMKEVSDGLSLEEVVRQIHEAGLDSLPGGGAEILDDRTRRKISRLKGSWRDWMDVMQTAHRIGMNTTATMVIGFGESMEERALHLMRVRDAQDECLQNGYDSEGFLAFIPWTFQPDNTNLKRERQTPREYLKTVAISRIVLDNIKNIQSSWVTMGPEIGKLSLQYGCNDFGSTMIEENVVSSAGATYKVNIESILSIIREAGKIPAQRNTKYEILRVFDQDSQVEKDFVMQN; from the coding sequence ATGACTGCAATCGACGACATATTAGACAAAGCGCTTCGCGGAGAACGACTTGACCTGGAGGATACGATTGCTTTATTCGAATCTGACGAAGTAGAGAAAATGGGGCACGTAGCTAATATTCTGATGGAACGGATGCATCCCGAACCGGTAGCGACCTTCGTTATCGGACGGAACGTAAACTATACGAACGTGTGTGACGTATACTGCCGGTTCTGCGCCTTTTATCGCAGACCGGGGTCGGAAGAAGGGTATGTGCTTCCGGATGAGGTCATTTTTCAGAAAATCCAGGAAACGATCGATGTAGGCGGTACCGAAATTCTGATGCAGGGCGGTACGAACCCGAACCTGCCGTTCAGTTATTATACAGACCTGTTGAAGGCGATCAAGCAAAGATTTCCTGATATTACGATGCATTCCTTCTCGCCGGCGGAGATTATGAAAATGAAGGAAGTTTCGGACGGGTTGTCCTTGGAAGAGGTGGTTCGGCAAATTCATGAGGCTGGTCTCGACTCCTTGCCTGGCGGGGGAGCAGAAATTCTTGATGATCGGACGCGTCGTAAAATCAGCCGCCTGAAGGGCTCCTGGAGAGACTGGATGGACGTCATGCAAACGGCTCACCGGATCGGCATGAATACGACCGCGACGATGGTCATTGGTTTTGGCGAGTCGATGGAGGAGCGCGCGCTTCATCTGATGCGGGTCCGGGATGCCCAGGACGAGTGCCTGCAGAACGGCTATGACTCCGAGGGCTTCCTGGCTTTCATTCCATGGACGTTCCAGCCGGACAACACGAATTTGAAGCGGGAGAGACAGACTCCACGGGAGTATCTTAAGACTGTGGCGATCAGCCGGATCGTGCTGGACAACATAAAGAACATTCAATCGTCCTGGGTGACCATGGGACCTGAGATCGGCAAGCTGTCGCTTCAATACGGCTGCAACGATTTCGGCAGCACGATGATCGAAGAGAACGTTGTCTCCTCTGCAGGGGCAACCTACAAGGTCAATATCGAGTCAATTCTGTCTATTATCCGCGAGGCCGGCAAAATCCCGGCACAGCGCAACACGAAATATGAGATCCTGCGTGTATTCGATCAAGACAGCCAGGTTGAAAAAGACTTTGTCATGCAGAACTGA
- a CDS encoding trans-sulfuration enzyme family protein codes for MSDQGNPIELSGAGKEDRKFDTKLIHFGGEVDAATGASSVPIYQASTFHHHDIYNPPSYDYSRSGNPTRQALEDYIAVLEGGHRGLAFSSGMAAISTAFMLFSAGDHIIVTEDVYGGTYRLLTGILNRFGIEATFVDMTKIDEVKAALKPNTKAVYLETPSNPTLKITDIAQVTEWAHAHDLLSILDNTFMTPYYQRPIEQGVDIVLHSATKFLGGHSDVLAGLAVTRTETLGRKLKYMQNGLGTVLGVQDSWLLMRGMKTLGARMAHSEKSAAKLAKWLSERSDIKAVFYPGLASHPGREIHEKQSSGYGAVVSFDVGSAERAKRVLSSVKLPLVAVSLGAVESILSYPAMMSHASMPKEVRHERGITDGLLRFSVGLEDIGDLLADLEQALERQ; via the coding sequence GGGCAGGAAAAGAAGACAGGAAGTTCGATACGAAGCTGATTCATTTCGGCGGGGAAGTGGATGCTGCAACCGGCGCATCCAGCGTGCCGATCTATCAGGCGTCGACCTTCCATCACCACGACATCTATAATCCGCCTTCTTATGACTACAGCCGTTCGGGGAATCCGACCAGGCAGGCGCTCGAAGACTATATTGCCGTGCTCGAAGGCGGCCACCGCGGACTTGCCTTTTCCAGCGGAATGGCGGCGATCTCGACGGCCTTCATGCTGTTCTCGGCGGGGGATCATATCATCGTCACGGAGGATGTGTACGGGGGTACATATCGCCTGCTGACCGGCATCCTGAATCGGTTCGGAATCGAAGCAACCTTCGTCGATATGACGAAAATCGATGAAGTGAAGGCCGCGCTCAAGCCGAATACGAAGGCCGTTTATCTGGAGACGCCTTCCAACCCGACGCTAAAAATTACCGATATCGCCCAAGTAACGGAGTGGGCGCACGCCCATGACCTGCTGAGCATCCTCGACAATACGTTCATGACGCCTTATTATCAGCGGCCGATCGAACAAGGCGTCGATATCGTACTGCACAGCGCGACTAAGTTTTTGGGCGGCCATAGCGATGTTCTTGCCGGACTTGCCGTGACTAGAACAGAAACGCTGGGCCGCAAGCTGAAATATATGCAGAACGGCCTTGGCACCGTATTGGGCGTGCAGGACTCCTGGCTGTTGATGCGCGGAATGAAGACGCTCGGCGCGCGCATGGCGCACAGCGAGAAGAGTGCAGCGAAGCTCGCCAAGTGGTTAAGCGAGCGCAGCGACATCAAGGCCGTATTCTATCCCGGCCTGGCCAGTCATCCGGGACGCGAGATTCATGAGAAGCAGTCTTCAGGTTACGGCGCGGTTGTTTCCTTTGACGTAGGCTCCGCGGAGCGCGCCAAGCGTGTGCTTAGCAGCGTTAAGCTTCCGCTGGTTGCCGTCAGCCTGGGTGCGGTGGAGAGCATTTTGTCCTATCCGGCAATGATGTCGCACGCATCGATGCCTAAGGAGGTCCGTCACGAGCGCGGGATTACCGACGGCTTGCTTCGTTTCTCCGTAGGTCTCGAGGATATCGGCGATCTTCTCGCCGACTTGGAACAGGCATTGGAGAGGCAATAA